The nucleotide window ttttttctttttaaagcaacaCCATCAACTTAGTAATCACTTCTCTGTCTGACCTCCTTTGATATAAATAATACCTAAAAGGACTATAACTGTGTAAGCAGGGCTTGCCTGCCAGAGCACCCTTCTGTGGCTGGCCACAGTGCAACAAGCAAGTCCTTCCTTGGTTTCCCCAATAGTGCCCAGCACCAACTGAGTTGCCCAACTTCTCCACCACAGACCAGACCAATGGTTACCTTCTCTGCCCGGGAAAAGACTGTTGTCCCTTTCAGAGGCTAATACAAACCCTGCAGCCTGGCGTAATTTAGTAGTTTCAGCCTCCAGCAGATCCCTCAAAGTCAGACCCCTCTGAGTCTACCCCTCAGAACATAATTAGTAAAAATGCAGCagttctccagccccacccataTTCCAGGGCCCCCACCTCTGGCCACTGTCTGTGCTGCTTACAACTCTCCTGCAGCCCTCACGTCCTTGTAAGAGGGCTCCCGGTACCCTCCACTGCCCGGTCCCTTTGCCTGCAAGTCCTGCCCCTGCCCATAGGACTCTCCCTCCAAAATCCAGGCTTGGCCTGCTCTGCCGGAGCTGGTTCTTTCCCTTTCCCAAGGTGCCTCTGCAGGAACCAGCTACTCAACAGGCTTTTCCTGCTCTCACCTGTTAGCACTCAACTActgctccttcctctccccctgctgcCTGGCTCTTAAGAGAGGCCAGGTGCTCTCACTCAGGCTTGCCAAGTGTCTGGTTTTGGacagaacacctggtcaaaaaggggccctggcagctctggtcagcattgCTAAAAGTACGGGTAGTGGCCCagaagggctaaggcaggctccctggtgCCATGTAGCTCCagcggctggcatgtctggctcctaggtacAGGGGTGGccatggggctctgtgtgctgcccctgccctgagcgccagCTCTACAGTTCACCTTGGCTAGGAACTATGGGCacaggcagtgcgcagagccccccggcccctctgcctaggagacgGGCaggctggccgcttctgggagccacctaaggtaagcgctgcccagccggagcccgtaccctgaactcctcctgcgtcccaaccccctgccccaggtcaaaaccccctcctgcagcccaaccccctgtcacagccctgagctgcctcccacaccctgaacccctcatttctggccccatcgtggagcctgcacccccacccccttgtccctgcctggtgaaagtgagtgagggtgggaagagcgagggatggatggagcaagtgggggtggggctcagggcaggggcagggcaagggtgtttgttttttttgtgctattagaaagttggcaaccctgcacTCAGGCCCTTGCTGGAGGTGGACTGGACCTGTTCCTGCTTAAAGGGCCAGTCACCCGGTGACAAATTGGAAGCGATTTGGGAAAAGAGCTCTCACcttttttggtttcagtttgttGCTTTGGGCCCAGTCGAGCTTGCTGTTGCCCTGCACATTCGTTAAGGAGTCACTTTTCCCTGTCGTTTCTCTAACCGTAACATGGGGGAGAAAAAACTCCCCCATAAAACGAATTGGAAACCTGTGAGTGTGAACCCACAATCTCTGTTTGGGCACCAGGCAGGCTGTGGATTAGAAACCACTTTCCGCTCATCCTCTGGGATAGATCAGGGTGGAACTGGGGGAAAAGCTAGTGCTCATGGCTCTGTTCCCCCAAGGCCAGCCCTGAAATTAGCTCGGTTGCCTGCTGACTGCGCATCCCTTGACATGAAAGTGTCCATTTGGAGCACAGGGTGGTGGTCGCTGAGGAGAAGTGCTGGCTTGTGCAGCTGGCAGTGGCCCAGCCCATGACAGGGGGTCCAAGTAAACGTGGCATTTGCAGTAAGAACAAGGGTGGTGCCCTTGTATCTCCAGGGTTCCGTACCCAGTCCGGCGTACCCCTTTCGGCATCCCCGGTGCCACTGATGGCAATGGAGGCTGAAGAGAAGTTAGCAGAGTTCCATCAGGGGCCAGGTGCGGCGCTGCCACTCGCCCATTTGTTCCTCCCCTGCAGGAAAATGCCTGAAAGAGAAGACGACTACCTGACCCCTGCCACCCGCCTGCTGGAGAAGAGGAGGGAGCTGGCAGAGGTGGAACAAGCCCTGTTGGCACAGAAAGAGGTAAACCCAGCTGCACAGGGCCTTGCCCGGGCTGTGCCTGTTAACTTGAGGTTCATGATTCCTAAATGGTGGGGTCCCTGGATGGgcgaggggctggggtggggcatcAGGGCCTCGAAGGAGGTTGAGAATGGAAAGCGAGTCCTTACTGTTTTCATGTCACTGGGCTGCACTGTGGGGAGTGGCTGGtcactacagcccacttcttcggatgcatatagaatggaacatatattgaggagatatatatacacacatacagagagcataaacaggtgggagttgtcttaccacctctgagaggccaattaattaagagaaaaaaagtttttgaagtgataatcaagctagcccagtacagacagacagttagataacaagtgtgagaatacttacaaggggagatagattcaatgtttgtaatggctcagcctcaatatatgttccattctatatgcatccgaagaagtgggctgtagtccacgaaagcttatgctctaataaatttgttagtctctaaggtgccacaagtcctcctgttcttcttcctgctttatgcatccgaagaagtgggctgtagtccatgaaagcttatgctctaataaatttgttagtctctaaggtgccacaagtactcctgttcttctttttgcggatacagactaacacggctgctactctgaatcctgcTTTAAAGAAACTCAACCTCACTGGActggagctggttgggaaaaatgcttccccaggcctcccccctccccatggaaaATTGCAGTTGTTCAGAGAAAATTCAAATAACCAAAGAGTTTGGCCCAAACCTGAAAAGTTTAGCGGCAAAAAATGCTGCTgcagtttgtaaagcactgtcaGTTACTTTGGTGTTCCAGTGTTGATTACAATAAACGTGATTTTGCCCAGCATTGATCGGCCTATTAATCTGATATGCCACAGTGTGGCCAAGTATGTACGTAGTGAGAGAGAAGAGTACAAAATGCTTTGGTGATGTAATAAtagttacagaaataatgagCAGAAAACAATCAAACAGGACATTTAGAGAATTGTGTAATAGAGAGAGGGATTTAATGTAATGGCCGAGCAGTGGCAGGGGAGAGGGACTAAGAGATGGGCAAGGGGAAAAAGCTTTCAGATGAGATTTTAAGAGTTGGCAAGTCCATTAATGAGATGGCAGTTGCTGCAGAGGAGAAGCCCCCTGCACCAGCAGTGGCCATCACTGGATCCTCAGTATTAGATCAAGTGTGTCCGTAAATGTTTTGGATGGAACCTAGAATGTTGTTTAACGGGGGTTTGTCCTGACTCATAGGGCCCCTCACTCTGTCCCCAAGCTCCCCACCCCTCGGACTCCCATACATGCTCTGTCCTGCAGGCCAGATGTTCCTGCATAGACAAAAAAGGTGTGTATTTTGTTCTGTGACTACACAGCACCtagcagtggggtcctggtccgctaggcattaccacaatacaaataattgccACTAAcaatggtccagatcctcaaaagtatttaggtggcTAATTCCCATGGAAGCCCCCAGTCTAGCAGGCAATGCAGCTTGATATTCAGCTCCACTATGACTGCTACGGCCGACCCAAGGGACAGTGACAATGGTGGTGCCCTGGTATACCCATGCAGCCCTGATAACGCTGGCCAATCCTTTGGACATGGAGCTACAGGGGATTAAGAGGAAACAGGGACTAGATCCACCAGAGTGCCAGGGAGGGCTTTGCACAGAGCATTTAGTCAGCACTCCGCTCCTTGGTTCTGTATAACTGCTGCCACTTGGGCTGATAGCAAGGCAGGAACCTGGGACCTTCAGTGCTAAAAGCATGATTCTCTGCTGCTTGTGCTGAAGGGCTAACTCCCTCAGTTGGTAGCACTAGTAGGCTTGTATCCTTGTATGTGGATGAGCCATTAGAAGGAGACCGTAAGGCCCACATTCTGGCAGCATGTTACCCTCACTCTACAGAACGCTCTGCATTAGGCagacctgctgctgctgttccagcACTGCAGGGGATGCAGCCTTGAAGCCCTCTCTTCCCACACGCTGAGCCCCCTCACCCAAGCCCAGGTGCTCTGAGGGTCCTTGCCCCCCTGTTGGTGAAAGCTCAGGAAGGATTGCTTGGGCTGGCCCCACCTCCTGACTGGCCTTGTCCTGGCCTCCTGTAGGAGTTCCAGATGAAGATGGAGAGCCTGCAGCAGCGCCGGAAGGAACTGCAGTACAAGGAGGGGCAGCTCAAGGAGGCCATCTTCAAATTTGACAAGTTCCTAAAGGTACAAGTCCCACATGGAGATCCCGGGGCCGGGAGGAAAGCCTGCTGGCTGGGGTGGAGATGGACTGTACCTGGAAGGTATTGCTCTTGCCAAACTAAACTAAACAGAGCAGGTGTGTGTCAAATCCATTTCCACTGGATCATAGAATCAATCATAGGACAGGAGGGgaactcgagaggtcatctagtccagtcccctgcactaatggcaggactaagtattgtccctgacaggtgtttgtctaacctgctcttaaaaatctctaatgatggagattccacaacctccctgggaaatttattccagtgcttaaccaccctgtcacttaggaactttttcctaatgtccaacctaaaccgcccttcccccaatttaagcccattgctgcttgtcttATCCCCAAAgattgagaacaatttttctccctcctccttgtaacaacctttttatgtacttgaaaactgttatgtcccctctctgtcttctcttctccagacgaaacaaacccaattttttcaatcttccctcatggatcatgttttctagacctttaatcatttttgttactcttctctggactttctccaatttgtccacatctttcatgaaatgtggtgcccagaactgaacacaatactccagttgaaaccaaactcagcgcagagtagagcgggagaattacttctcgtgtcttgcttacaacactcctgctaatacatcccagaatgacgtttgctttttttttttcccttcccgcccccccccaacagtgttacactgttgactcatatttagtttgtgcgTTTCTATAACcttcagatccctttccgcagtactccttcctaggcagtcatttcccattttgtatgtgtgcaactgattgttgcttcctaagtgaagtactttgcatttgtccttattaactttcatcctattttcttcagaccatttctccagtttgtccagatcattttgaattttaatcctgtcctccaaagcatttgcaaatcCTCACagtttggtatcgtccgcaaactgccattctctaaatcattgatgaagatcttgaacagaactagacccagaactgattcccgTGGGactccacttgttatgcccttacagcatgactgtgaaccactgctcCCTGGGAATGactttccaatcagttatgcacccaccttatagccgttccatctaggttgtatttccctagtttgtttgtttataagaagatcatgcgagacagtatcaaaagccttactaaaatcaagatataccacgtctaccgcttccccccacccacaaagcttgttaccctgtcaaagaaagctatttgtttttgataaatccatgttgactgttacttatcttattatcttctagatgtttgcagattgattgcttaattgtttgctccattatttttccaggtactgaagttaaactgcctggtctgtaattccccaagttgtcctttttatagataggcactagatttgccctttccAGTtgtctggaatctctcccatctgccatgactttttgaagataatcactaatggctcagctatctcctcaatcagctccttgagtgttcaagtcaccagggcctgatgaattCCATCCTAGAAGACATCCAACATGTctcagtaatttttaacttgttctttccctattttagcctctggtCCTACCTTGTTTTCATTGGCATTCACGATGTCAGATGTTCAATTGCTACAAACCTGtttggtgaaaacaaacaaaaaagtcatttagcacatcTGCCATTTCCCTCATCATCCAAATTCCTCAGCACATCCAGGCACCACTAATGACCTCAGCCACAGAGTCTTGCAGCTACCAGGATCCAGTTTGGGCTCTGCTCTCAGCCACACATTTTTGGTTCCAGACTCTAGGTGCATTTGGATCCAGGGTTCTGGTTCTGCCCATTTCTGATTCCCTAACGTACACAGACAGTGCAACTTATCAGTGGGGATTGAATCAGGGATCTAAAGCAGAAGCTACAACAGCTCGAGCTAAAGGAGCAGCTTCTCCAGTAAGGTGTCAGTAGAAGGTTGTTACCCTAACACAGATCCCTCTGGTGTGGCAGCAGTACTACACACCAAGCATGCGGGCTCAGCGTGGTGGGGAGCTTGCCCTTTAACATTACCTGGTTCCCTGTGTTGTGGGTGGCAGGACAATGACTCCAAGCGGAGCCGGGCGCTGCACAAGGTGAGTGAGCAGCGGGAGCAGGTGGTGCAGAAGGTCGTGGAGGCCATGCGGTTGCGCCAGGAGATTGCCCGGCTTCTCGTGGAGAGGGACAGGCTGCAGCGGCGCCTGGAAGCCCATGCCATCTTCCGGAGCTATCTCCAGGGGGTGTTGGAGAAGACAGAGCAGGTGAGGGGGGActctgcagggagctgctgggggggggggaagggtcaggAGCAGGGGGCACTACCTGCCTCTAGATGCCCCCATGCCAACTTCCCCACTCCCCATGGTCTacctgatccccctccccagctctgcactgGCCCCTTCCCAATTACTGACCTTCCCTGTGCTGGAAAGCACCCTGACACCCCCTGCAAGTGCTCAGTCCCTCCCCAACTGCTAAAGTCCCCAGACAAGTGCTGGCATTTCCCCTCCCAGGTtcccgcgccacccccccccccccaatgccctGGCCCACTGCTGTTACCGAGCCACCCTGACCTCCAGTGCCAGCAACAAGTGACCTGAGTACTGTTTCCAGGCCACAGCATCCGTTAGCCACAACCTCCCCTCAGCTGCAGCACCCCTCACCCCACTACCTTGTGTCCCCTCACAGCCACAGCACCCCTCCACACACTACTCCGCACCCTCTCACGGCCACAGCACCCCATGCCCCCACAACTGCCCCGCGTCCCCTCACGGCCACAGCACCCGTCACCCACAACTGCCCCTCACGGCCGCAGCACCCTCCCACTACCCCATGCCCCCCTCACAGCcgcagcacccccccacacactaccCCGCACCCTCTCACGGCCACAGCACCCCACAACTGCCCTGCAACCCAAAACTGCTCCTCacggctgcagcaccccccactcCAGTACCCCGTGCCCCCTCACGGCCACAGTTCCCGTTGCCCACAACTGCCCCGTGCTCCCTCATGGCCACAGCACGCCCTTCACCCATAGCTTCCCTTCAtggctgcagcaccccccccacacacacacacacaactgaccCACACGCCCCCCCGCACACAACTACCTCACGCCCCCTCCCGGCTGCAGCACCCGAGACCCACAAGTGCCCTGTGCTCCCTCACAGACGCagcaccctttccccacccatgTTCCCTCACGGCCCCGGCACCCGCCCCCCACATTTGCCCCACGCCTCTTCAAGGccacagcacctccccctcctccccacaggtgccctgcaccccctcacggCCGCAGCAGCCATCACCCACAGGTGTGTCTCACGGCTGCAGAACCCATGCCCCCTCATGGCCGTGGCACCCATCCTCCACAATTGCCCTGTGCCTCAAGGCCACAGCACCTTCCCCCACAACTGCCCCGTGTCCCCCGTCACCTACAACTGCTCCCCACAACTGCAACACTCTCCCCACAACTGCCCCACACCCCATCATGGCTGTAgctcccccccaactgccccatgCTCCTCATGGCCACAGCACCTGTCACCCATAACTGCCCCGCAGGATGGCAACATCCTCCCCACAACTGCCCCGCACCTCCTCATGGGCGCAGCACCCTTCCCCCTCATGCCCCAGCACCCCACAGCACTGCCCCACCACTCCTCAGAGCTGCAGCACCTGTCACCACAACTGCCCTGGTCCTCTCAGCCAgagcaacctccccacccccgccaagTGCTCTGATCCCTCCCCAGATGATGCCCTTGGGGAGGTTTGTAGCCTGAAACGGGTGGTGCTGAAACAAGCTAACCCTGCCCCTTTGTGCATGAGGAGGTGGCCTCCCCTGGGATAAGCAGTGCTGGAACACGCCATGATCTGCCTGCAGCACCAGCTACTCTAGGAAAGCCACTAGGCCCCTCAGGCTCGACCCAGCCACTCAGTAACCTCGTCTGTGGGAAGGGGCCCCAGTGCAAGGAGTAGGGTGGGAGGTGGCTGGTTCTGGCTCAGATCCCAGTGACTCATGGTGACTTGGACACTCCACCCAAACCTGCTAGAGCAAGATGCACAGGGGATGCTGGTgcacagggggcaggcagggaacgaAGCAtcacagggtgggggaggtccCTGACCCAAAGTAGAGATGCACTCGGTGTAAAACGGGACAGCCGAGCCCTGCTCATTCAAATCAGCGTAACCCCCTTGCGCCACCTGTGAAAGGGACTCAgttcccaggctgcaggcctgcccCTCTGTCCTGAATGAGCCCCCCTAAACCTCGGCCTCCCCCGttgtcccttcctcccccaccgtCCCCTCTCCGGGCAGTTTCAGGACATCCAGCCGCTGATTGACCGCTTTAGGACGCTGAGGGCCACCCACGCGGTGCTGGTGCAGCAGGACCTGGGGAGCCGGGAGGCGATGGCGGAGACgcaggcccagctccagcagtaCCTGGCGCAGAGCAGCACCCAGGTCATGCAGCTCAACAAcgagctggccctgctgcaggCCCAGCGGGAGCAGGCCCGGGCCAAGGTGCACCAGTGGGTACGTGGGGAGACTGCAGCCCTCCAGCATgccaggggcagaggggtgggggactGTCAGGAGGCTCCACTGGCCCTATGGAACTGGGGCATGGGGCAGGTTCCTAGGGGCTCCTTCGGCCTTGTGGGGCAGGGACGTGTGGCCAAGTCCCGGGGCGCTCTCAGCCTCCGTCAGTGGCCCCAGTGACTCCCACACCACTTCCACGATGGACCCTGCTGCCTGAAGGCCACCGCCCACCCGCATTGACCTACCCTGAGCTGGAGGGGGTATTGgccacagccctgctctgccgtccctccccagctgggcccTAGCTCGCTGCCAGCTCGGCGGGGCTGGCAGTCCATCCAGAATggctcctgccctccccctcgcTTTCCCGAAATAGAACATGTGTGAATCTGGGGGGGCTGAGTGAGCTGGGCCCGGTTCCAGCCTCGCCCATGCAGCATGCTGGTGCCTCCAGTGAGCAGGCTGgagagcagggtggctggtgaTGTAGCCCCTGCGAGcagggtgctgagggagggatgggggtgcagcAGGTGCAGAGCAAACACTGCAGGGGTAGGATCAGACCGACTTGGCATGTCTATAACCCCTGTGCTAGGCCCAGGCATGAGCCTGCAGGGTGCAACATCACCCCCAACCCATCCCCCCTCAtgagcctgggggggggagggggcagtgcagaTCAGGCTCTGTCATGCCAGGTTCTAGCATCAAAAGAATCTTCTGGACAGGCTCTGTCTGGACCCCCCGAAGGACCTGTGAGCTGTCTGTGCTGAAGTGGCTCCCTCTTGCCcactgggcagggggtgggggtgggtctcCATTACTCACCAGGCACAGCCTTGTGGGCTGCATTAGAATGAGGTCACCCCAGGTATTGGCACTTGTGCCCCTCTGAGGACTTGAACTCAGGCCTGCCAGAGCGCAGAGTAGGAACACGGGCATGCCCCCGCTGGAGGCTGCTGTCTCACAGCTGGTGCCATGTGGCTCTGTGGtgggtgctgctgcagggtgCCAGGCCCACAGGACTGGAAGCGCAAGTGGACAGCTGGGCTCAGCCAGGTAGGAGCCAGGATGCTGGGTTCTGCTCTCAACTCTGCTGCCGGTGTGTGGCCTTGTCCTGAGCAAGCGGCCCTCTTCCACCCTAGGCGAAGTGGGGATAATCCATCCCTACTTCCCAGGGCCGGGGAGGCTTAGTTCACAGCTGGGGACGTTGTCAAGGGGAACGAAGGCAGGAGCCCCGTGGTCAGAGGGAACAAAGAGGAACATGAGGCAGCATTGCTGGGGATGGAGCAACTGATCAAAGAATCTGCTGCGGGAGGAAGATGAGGGCCCAATCAGTGAGGAAGGGGCCTCATCTGTCCCCAAAGCGGGGACAACTATCGCTGGGCTGTGTGGCCTTAACTCACTCCTGGTGCCTGGAGATTGCTGGCTGGGTATCACTGCTCTAGCGAGGGTGCTGAGACCCTCCAGGGCTGGTCTCCTCCAGTGGTATAGGGCAGATGCGATgcttggctggggcaggcagtttcGGGAATGCGGAGTGGGATGCAGTGCCTGTGTCAAGGCATCCCATAACCCTCTGCTCCAATCTCAATGCAGGAGTCCAAGTGGACTGAGATCCAGAGCACAGCCGCCAAGAAGACCCTGCAACTGGGGCAGATCAAGATGGCTGCCCTCAACCTCTTCCAGCTGGCGACAAAGCAAATGAAGCTGCAGGTGGACGTCCCCCTGGAGGACACAGAAACCCAGCTTGACACGGTCAGAGATGCAGCTGCCCGCT belongs to Chrysemys picta bellii isolate R12L10 chromosome 15, ASM1138683v2, whole genome shotgun sequence and includes:
- the CFAP73 gene encoding cilia- and flagella-associated protein 73 isoform X2, with amino-acid sequence MAFELEEYLRAAFRDKLLLPKMPEREDDYLTPATRLLEKRRELAEVEQALLAQKEEFQMKMESLQQRRKELQYKEGQLKEAIFKFDKFLKDNDSKRSRALHKVSEQREQVVQKVVEAMRLRQEIARLLVERDRLQRRLEAHAIFRSYLQGVLEKTEQFQDIQPLIDRFRTLRATHAVLVQQDLGSREAMAETQAQLQQYLAQSSTQVMQLNNELALLQAQREQARAKVHQWESKWTEIQSTAAKKTLQLGQIKMAALNLFQLATKQMKLQVDVPLEDTETQLDTVQLCMLDLADILADLRQGEPTPAIQPSPAAAS
- the CFAP73 gene encoding cilia- and flagella-associated protein 73 isoform X1 — encoded protein: MATERCADCLLSNGRALLPALPFCRRWDGSWGPTAPHSLSRGSLRGAGPRWLSNWKNICGQLSGTSCCCREKMPEREDDYLTPATRLLEKRRELAEVEQALLAQKEEFQMKMESLQQRRKELQYKEGQLKEAIFKFDKFLKDNDSKRSRALHKVSEQREQVVQKVVEAMRLRQEIARLLVERDRLQRRLEAHAIFRSYLQGVLEKTEQFQDIQPLIDRFRTLRATHAVLVQQDLGSREAMAETQAQLQQYLAQSSTQVMQLNNELALLQAQREQARAKVHQWESKWTEIQSTAAKKTLQLGQIKMAALNLFQLATKQMKLQVDVPLEDTETQLDTVQLCMLDLADILADLRQGEPTPAIQPSPAAAS
- the CFAP73 gene encoding cilia- and flagella-associated protein 73 isoform X3, which produces MPEREDDYLTPATRLLEKRRELAEVEQALLAQKEEFQMKMESLQQRRKELQYKEGQLKEAIFKFDKFLKDNDSKRSRALHKVSEQREQVVQKVVEAMRLRQEIARLLVERDRLQRRLEAHAIFRSYLQGVLEKTEQFQDIQPLIDRFRTLRATHAVLVQQDLGSREAMAETQAQLQQYLAQSSTQVMQLNNELALLQAQREQARAKVHQWESKWTEIQSTAAKKTLQLGQIKMAALNLFQLATKQMKLQVDVPLEDTETQLDTVQLCMLDLADILADLRQGEPTPAIQPSPAAAS
- the CFAP73 gene encoding cilia- and flagella-associated protein 73 isoform X4, whose product is MKMESLQQRRKELQYKEGQLKEAIFKFDKFLKDNDSKRSRALHKVSEQREQVVQKVVEAMRLRQEIARLLVERDRLQRRLEAHAIFRSYLQGVLEKTEQFQDIQPLIDRFRTLRATHAVLVQQDLGSREAMAETQAQLQQYLAQSSTQVMQLNNELALLQAQREQARAKVHQWESKWTEIQSTAAKKTLQLGQIKMAALNLFQLATKQMKLQVDVPLEDTETQLDTVQLCMLDLADILADLRQGEPTPAIQPSPAAAS